GCGTGGGCGACTGCGCCGGATGAGATGCCGACCAGGACGCCCTCCTTGCGAGCAATTGCGCGGCAGGACTCGAAGGCCTCCTGTTCGCTCACCAAGTAGATCTCATCTATGATGTCCCGGTCCAGCGTCTCAGGAAAAAAGCCCGGCGCTGTGCCCATCATCCGGTGAGGCCGGAATAGCCCCTGCGAGATGTAGGGCGATTCCTTTGGCTCGACGGCGATGAGCTGCACATTCTCCTTCCTCTCCTTCAGATAGCGCCCTGCTCCACATATCGTCCCGCCGGTCCCCAGTCCCGCGACCAGGATATCGACTCGGCCATCGGTGTCCGCCCAAATCTCAGGCCCCGTGTTCTCATAGTGCGCCTTGGGGTTGGACGGGTTGACGTGCTGGCCAACGTAGAAGTACTCGGGATGCTCCGCGAGCATCTCCTTGAGCTTGCGCCTCGCCCCCTCAGTGCCCTGCGAGGCAGGCGTCAGAATCAGTTCGGCGCCGAACGCCTTGAGCACCTTTCGACGCTCCAGGCTCTGGATTTCGGACATGACCAGGATGGCTCTGTAGCCCTTGATGGCGGCAATGAAAGCCACAGCCATTCCGGTATTACCGCTCGTCATCTCGATCAGGACGTCGCCGGGCTTAAGAAGCCCCGCTCGCTCGGCGTCCTCGATGATCTGAAGCACCGGCCGGTCTTTGATGCTCAGCGGATTCATGAACTCGCATTTGGCGTATATCTCGTGCTCCGGAGCCAGGCGAGCAAGTTGCAGAAGAGGCGTTTTGCCGATCAATTCCAGAATGCTGCGATGGCATCTCATAGAATTTCCCTAGTTGATAGCATATCTTGAAGCTAAAATAGTACTGTAAGAGAACAGGTCGAGACTAACACGCATGGGTTGTCAAGTGGTAGATGCCAAACACCCATGTCAGACGGTATATATAAACGATAATTGAAGACTAATCGAGGAGTAGGCCTTTGGAATATCCGAAGTTGAGGGCGGTTGAGGCGTTTCCTGTGGAACAGGAGGGCCAGCGGCTGATGTGCCTGCGGGACCCGGCGAACATGGCCCGGGATGTCGTGTTGCTCTCGCCCGAGGCTTTCAACATAGTGCGGATGTTTGACGGCTCAAACTCGGTCGTTGACATCCAGGCGGCCTACATGCGCCGCACTGGGAGCCTTCTTTACAGCGACAAGGTCAAAGAGCTCGTTAAGAGGCTGGACGAGGCGCACATGCTGCAAAGCGCCTCGTTTGAGCTGTATAAGAATGGCGTTGAGGACGAGTTCATCGCGGCCGAGGTGCGGAGGAGCTTTCATGCGGGGAGGAGCTATCCCGCCGATGCCGAGGGAGTTGAATGCATGTTGTCGAGCGTCTTCCTGGGAGAGGGCGGCCCCGGGGAGATACCGAAGATCGGCGCCGGCGAGCGCCTCAAGGGCGCTGTTCTGCCGCACATCGACCTCGAGCGAGGCGGGCGGTGCTACGCCAGGGGCTGGCATGCGGCGGCGGCCGGCTGTCGGGCGAGGCGGTTTATCGTGATTGGGACCGGGCATTTCGACCTCAAGTTGCCGCTGGCGCTGACGAGGAAGGATTTCGAGACGCCGCTTGGGCTGGTGCGGACGGACAAGGCCTTCGTTGACGAGTTGGCCCAGAAGGTTGGCCCGAGGGCGTTTGAGGGCGAGATTTCGCATCGCACGGAGCACTCGATAGAGTTCCAGCTGCTGTTCATTCAATACCTGTTCGGGCCGGACATTGAGGTCGTGCCGGTGCTTGCGATAGCACGTCAGGAGCCCGCCTGGGCCGAGCGTGCTTTTATCAGCCCGCTGGCTGCGGACTTCGTCTCAGCGACGAGGCAGCTGATTGACGAGGCGCCGGGCGAGACCTTCGTCGTAGCGAGCGCGGACCTGGCGCACGTTGGGCCGAGATTCGGGGACGACATGGTAGTTGAGATCACAGAGGAGTCGGCCGAGCTCACGAAGCAGAAGGATTTGGAGCTCTTGAGGCTGCTTGAGAAGCCCGACATTGCGGCTTTTGCGAACCAGGTCCAGTCAGACGGTAACGCGCGGCACATCTGCGGGTTCATGCCGATCCTGCTCTCGGCGGCGATAACGGGCGGCAGTTTCAGGCTGATCGACTACTCGCAGGCGTTCGACCCGATGGGCACGGTAACGTTCGCCAGCATGGTGATTGACTGAGCTCGGCGGGATGCCCGGCGCGGTCAGGACCATCTAAACAAGCGATGTCTCAACAGGCGCTGCCCGCCGAGACCAACCCAGGCCTGGCAACACGAGCAATCTTATTCTGCCAACAGCCGGTCTTCAGAGCAGCCTGGTGGGGTACTTCACGTGTTGTCGGATGGGCTGTAATGCTCCAACGTTATGGGAGAGCAACGCAACGCGCTATATCCTTTGTCCGTAAGGAGACGAAGATGGATTCCGATGCGGCAGGCCTTGACGAATCTAAGATCAGCGCGTGGCCCGTCTCCGCCGCAACCTCCAGCGGGATTTCGCTGATTAGACCTTTGGTCTGGACGAGAGTCGCCTCTCGAATAGGGAGAATCTCATCTCCGGCCAAGACCGTTGCGCGGACCTCGCCTATATCCCCGGCCAAGAGCCACTGCGGCTGCCGATCAAGGCGAACAGTCGCTTTTGTGCCTTGAATCTGAGCGGGCGCCTCGAGAGAAACGGTAGCGCGATTTGATTCAAACTCAAACCGGACGATTGCCTGTTTTGCGGGCGTCGTGAGCCAGAAGGTGGCTTCGTCAACTAGCATAGAATCTACTTTGGGATTGAGGAGGAATGTCGTAGGACCCAGGCCGGCCATCCTGCTGTATATCACGTCAGAGGATAACTCATCGTACGATCTCTGCCGTCTGACGATACGGTCAGCAAGTTGTGCGTCCACGACGGCCCTTTGGCCATCAAACCAAAAGGCCAGCACGGTCGTACCGGTTGGGACCCTCTGATACTGAAGCTCTCGGACCCATTCCTCAAAGACACACATACCTACGTTGTTCTTGCCATACTCGCCGGGCAGGGACCCTATCATGTATGGAGTGCGAGAGCCTCTCTCGTCAAGCGAAGGCTTCTTGCCGGGCACGATGAGTATCAGAGTATTGTCCGCCATCTCCGGTTGAGCCGATATAACTGCCTTTGGAAGCCGCGCGACCCTGTCCGAATGCGCAGTAAAGACTGCGAGCGCGTTGGAGAAGCCGGCAACATACCAACCGAGTATTGTTAGGGCGAGTCCCGCAGATAGGAATCTCAGCGGCGTCTGGGAGAGTCTCGGCAGAAGGCTTTTAGAAACGGCGCACCTGAGGATAACAGCAATTGCCGCCATTTGTGCAGCGTAGAACCTCAAATGATGCGTCAAGCCACTACCACCAAACATCTCACCCCAGCCTATCCTGCACAACTCAAATACCCAATACACTATTGAGACCACGATCACCCAGTCCAGACCTGAAATGAGAAGCGATCTTGGCCCGGATTGTCTCTTGGTGTCGAGCGCGCCTCCCAAGCAGAAGACTAGGAGATAACCCAGCACGCCCGCTGCACCAAACGAGGCAAGAAAGACGCGGTGAAAGCCTCCACAGCCGACTTGCTCGGGATAGCTAAGCGCCGGGGTAATTACGATCCACAGCAGAATAAATAAGGTAAACCGCCAATTCGCTCTGAAACCGAAGTAAAGCAGGAACAGCGCGGCCAGGCAAAGCACCGGGGAGAGCTGAAGAGGACATACGGTTGCGTAAACTATTGAGGCCAGCCTTCCCGTCACCATTGCTGCTGTCAGGTTCTGGATGTTCTGCAAATACATACCCTCGGCAGGGCTGCGCAGACCCAAGACGATCAGCACATAGAATCTGATGACTATGTAGGTCCCGGAAAGAACCCACAGCGGAAGATGCAACCTGATCAGCCG
This sequence is a window from bacterium. Protein-coding genes within it:
- the cysK gene encoding cysteine synthase A; this translates as MRCHRSILELIGKTPLLQLARLAPEHEIYAKCEFMNPLSIKDRPVLQIIEDAERAGLLKPGDVLIEMTSGNTGMAVAFIAAIKGYRAILVMSEIQSLERRKVLKAFGAELILTPASQGTEGARRKLKEMLAEHPEYFYVGQHVNPSNPKAHYENTGPEIWADTDGRVDILVAGLGTGGTICGAGRYLKERKENVQLIAVEPKESPYISQGLFRPHRMMGTAPGFFPETLDRDIIDEIYLVSEQEAFESCRAIARKEGVLVGISSGAVAHAALEVAKRPKNEGKLIVCVFADTGQRYLSVEGLFS
- the amrB gene encoding AmmeMemoRadiSam system protein B, giving the protein MEYPKLRAVEAFPVEQEGQRLMCLRDPANMARDVVLLSPEAFNIVRMFDGSNSVVDIQAAYMRRTGSLLYSDKVKELVKRLDEAHMLQSASFELYKNGVEDEFIAAEVRRSFHAGRSYPADAEGVECMLSSVFLGEGGPGEIPKIGAGERLKGAVLPHIDLERGGRCYARGWHAAAAGCRARRFIVIGTGHFDLKLPLALTRKDFETPLGLVRTDKAFVDELAQKVGPRAFEGEISHRTEHSIEFQLLFIQYLFGPDIEVVPVLAIARQEPAWAERAFISPLAADFVSATRQLIDEAPGETFVVASADLAHVGPRFGDDMVVEITEESAELTKQKDLELLRLLEKPDIAAFANQVQSDGNARHICGFMPILLSAAITGGSFRLIDYSQAFDPMGTVTFASMVID